From one Mycolicibacterium sp. HK-90 genomic stretch:
- a CDS encoding AIM24 family protein has protein sequence MTVNGNWQPGWLPDPDGRYEYRWWDGQSWTDQVSHQGQPGRAPLGGSPQQAAPQQPQQPQRPQAQSQPQGDGFAGISGDLVDGRFSEKEATPIANQNKKMLRVRLGEPFMARQGSMVAYQGNVDFAFEGGGASKFIKKALTGEGLPLMRCQGQGDVFLADQGFDVHLLQLSNSGLSISGKNVLAFSSSLDWNIERVRGGSIATGGLFNTTLRGTGWVALTTDGPPVVLNASEAPTFADTNAVVAWSAHLQTQLKTSFKAGALIGRGSGEALQVAFHGNGFVIVQPSEGITVPMQ, from the coding sequence ATGACTGTGAACGGAAATTGGCAACCCGGCTGGCTGCCGGACCCTGACGGCCGCTACGAATACCGGTGGTGGGACGGGCAATCGTGGACCGACCAGGTATCCCATCAGGGACAGCCCGGCCGCGCACCGCTCGGGGGATCCCCGCAGCAAGCCGCGCCGCAGCAGCCTCAGCAGCCGCAGCGCCCGCAGGCGCAGTCCCAGCCCCAGGGCGACGGATTCGCCGGGATCAGCGGAGATCTGGTCGACGGCCGGTTCAGCGAGAAAGAGGCGACGCCGATCGCCAACCAGAACAAGAAGATGCTGCGGGTACGGCTGGGCGAACCGTTCATGGCCCGGCAGGGTTCGATGGTCGCCTACCAGGGCAACGTCGACTTCGCCTTCGAGGGCGGCGGCGCATCGAAGTTCATCAAGAAGGCCCTGACCGGTGAAGGCCTGCCGCTGATGCGCTGCCAGGGGCAGGGTGACGTGTTCCTGGCCGATCAGGGATTCGACGTGCACCTGCTGCAGCTGTCCAACTCCGGCCTGTCGATCAGCGGCAAGAACGTCCTGGCCTTCTCCTCGAGCCTGGACTGGAACATCGAACGCGTCCGCGGCGGCAGCATCGCCACCGGGGGTCTGTTCAACACCACCTTGCGCGGCACCGGATGGGTGGCGCTCACCACCGACGGCCCGCCGGTGGTGCTCAACGCCTCGGAGGCCCCGACCTTCGCCGACACCAACGCCGTGGTGGCCTGGTCGGCGCACCTGCAGACTCAGCTCAAGACCAGCTTCAAGGCCGGTGCGCTGATCGGCCGGGGCTCCGGAGAGGCCTTGCAGGTCGCGTTCCACGGCAACGGCTTCGTGATCGTGCAGCCGTCGGAGGGCATCACCGTCCCGATGCAGTGA